Proteins co-encoded in one Streptococcus pyogenes genomic window:
- a CDS encoding YitT family protein, whose amino-acid sequence MSIDQRLQLKKFCFIILGAAIYAFAFVYFYMANRIAANGLAGLTLVGKALFEIDPSLIGYLINLPLVLLGARCFGKRAMVYTVTGILSLYFFVWLFQRFPLVVDLDHDNLVVSLMAGIIGGLGGGLVFRNGGTIGGADIIAKLLEDKLGLQLNQALLGIDLFVMIVSLTYISLPQMMYALIASFMYGQIVRLVQQGGYSARGIFIVSEQAEKIARFIMDELGRGVTYLTGEGAYSGRRKKVIYVALGRRDIRELKAFLTQVDPNAFITYFDVNEVNSPEFLTIKSKYHKKRK is encoded by the coding sequence ATGTCAATTGACCAACGTTTACAGTTAAAGAAATTTTGCTTTATTATTTTAGGAGCTGCTATCTACGCCTTTGCTTTTGTTTATTTTTACATGGCTAATCGCATTGCAGCCAATGGTTTAGCTGGTCTCACCCTAGTTGGTAAGGCACTTTTTGAGATTGATCCTTCTTTGATAGGCTATTTGATTAATTTGCCTTTGGTCTTGCTGGGAGCTAGATGTTTTGGGAAAAGAGCCATGGTTTACACAGTAACGGGTATTTTATCACTTTACTTTTTTGTGTGGCTGTTTCAACGCTTTCCTTTGGTCGTTGACTTGGACCATGACAATTTAGTCGTTTCCTTGATGGCTGGAATTATTGGTGGTCTAGGTGGCGGTCTTGTGTTTCGCAATGGTGGAACCATCGGTGGAGCAGATATTATTGCTAAGTTATTAGAAGACAAGTTAGGACTACAGCTGAATCAAGCTCTTTTAGGCATTGATCTTTTTGTCATGATTGTCTCTTTGACTTATATTTCCCTGCCGCAAATGATGTATGCTCTGATTGCTAGCTTTATGTATGGTCAAATTGTTCGCTTGGTACAACAAGGTGGTTATTCAGCCCGTGGCATTTTTATCGTTTCAGAACAAGCGGAGAAAATTGCCCGGTTCATCATGGACGAATTGGGAAGAGGAGTTACTTATCTAACAGGTGAAGGAGCCTACTCTGGTCGCCGTAAAAAAGTGATTTATGTGGCTTTGGGGCGAAGAGATATTAGGGAATTAAAAGCTTTTTTAACTCAGGTTGATCCCAATGCCTTTATCACTTATTTTGATGTTAATGAAGTCAATAGCCCAGAATTTTTAACTATTAAAAGCAAATACCATAAAAAGAGAAAATAA
- a CDS encoding DUF368 domain-containing protein, whose product MVSFISRVFKGMIIALGFILPGVSGGVLAAILGIYERMISFLAHMRDNFIENVLFFLPVGIGGILGIALFSFPVEFLLKHYQVSVLWGFAGAIVGTIPSLIKESTKQSQRDKADWLWLVLTFVISGLGLYFLNDLIGTLPANFLTFILAGALIALGVLVPGLSPSNLLLILGLYGPMLIGFKSLDLLGTFLPIAIGGVLAILAFSKSMDYALQHHHSKVYHFIIGIVLSSTLLILIPNSSSPESISYSHAGILTWLMAFVLFALGIWLGLWMSQLEEKYK is encoded by the coding sequence ATGGTTTCATTTATTTCAAGAGTTTTTAAAGGCATGATTATTGCACTAGGTTTTATTTTACCTGGTGTATCCGGTGGTGTTCTCGCAGCCATTTTAGGAATCTATGAGCGAATGATTTCCTTTTTAGCTCATATGAGGGATAACTTTATTGAAAATGTCTTATTTTTCTTACCAGTAGGAATTGGTGGTATTTTAGGTATTGCTCTCTTTTCTTTCCCCGTTGAGTTTTTGCTTAAGCACTATCAAGTTAGCGTCTTATGGGGATTTGCTGGCGCTATTGTCGGCACTATTCCTAGTCTGATTAAGGAGTCAACCAAGCAGTCTCAAAGAGACAAAGCTGACTGGCTATGGCTAGTCCTTACCTTTGTTATTTCAGGACTAGGTCTTTACTTCTTAAATGACTTAATCGGTACCTTACCAGCTAACTTTTTAACCTTTATTTTAGCAGGTGCCTTAATTGCTTTAGGAGTACTGGTCCCTGGACTAAGCCCGTCAAATCTCTTACTTATCTTAGGACTCTATGGTCCTATGTTAATAGGGTTCAAATCTTTGGATTTATTAGGGACTTTCTTACCTATTGCTATCGGAGGAGTCCTAGCCATCTTGGCTTTTTCTAAAAGTATGGATTATGCTTTACAGCACCATCATTCAAAAGTTTACCACTTTATCATTGGTATTGTATTATCCAGCACGCTATTAATTCTTATTCCAAATAGTAGTAGTCCCGAATCCATTTCCTACAGTCATGCAGGTATCTTAACCTGGCTTATGGCCTTTGTGTTATTTGCTCTTGGTATTTGGCTCGGACTTTGGATGAGTCAATTAGAAGAAAAATACAAATAA
- a CDS encoding CadD family cadmium resistance transporter produces MIQNVVTSIILYSGTAVDLLIILMLFFAKRKSRKDIINIYLGQFLGSVSLILLSLLFAFVLDYIPSKEILGLLGLIPIFLGLKVLLLGDSDGEAIAKEGLSKDNKNLIFLVAMITFASCGADNIGVFVPYFTTLNLANLIVALLTFLVMIYLLVFSAQKLAQVPSVGETLEKYSRWFIAVVYLGLGMYILIENNSFDMLWAVLG; encoded by the coding sequence ATGATTCAAAATGTTGTTACTTCAATAATCCTGTATTCTGGGACAGCCGTAGACTTACTTATTATCCTAATGTTATTTTTTGCCAAAAGAAAAAGCAGAAAAGACATCATTAACATCTATTTAGGACAATTTCTAGGCTCTGTTAGTCTAATATTGCTAAGTTTGCTTTTTGCATTTGTCTTAGATTATATTCCTAGTAAAGAGATTTTAGGTTTGCTCGGTTTGATTCCAATTTTCCTAGGCCTCAAAGTTTTGCTTTTAGGAGATTCTGATGGAGAAGCTATTGCCAAAGAAGGTTTGAGCAAAGATAATAAAAACCTGATTTTTCTAGTCGCTATGATTACTTTTGCAAGTTGTGGTGCTGACAATATTGGTGTCTTTGTCCCATATTTTACTACCTTAAATTTAGCGAATTTGATAGTGGCTTTACTTACCTTTCTAGTCATGATTTATCTCTTGGTTTTTTCTGCCCAAAAATTGGCACAAGTCCCTTCTGTTGGAGAAACTTTGGAAAAATATAGCAGATGGTTTATTGCCGTTGTTTATTTAGGATTGGGGATGTATATCCTGATTGAAAACAACAGCTTTGACATGCTATGGGCTGTGTTAGGCTAG
- the rpmF gene encoding 50S ribosomal protein L32, whose translation MAVPARHTSKAKKNKRRTHYKLTAPSVQFDETTGDYSRSHRVSLKGYYKGRKIAKANEAK comes from the coding sequence ATGGCAGTACCTGCACGTCACACGTCAAAAGCGAAGAAAAACAAACGTCGTACACACTACAAATTGACAGCTCCATCTGTACAATTCGACGAAACTACTGGAGATTACTCACGTTCTCACCGTGTATCCCTTAAAGGATACTACAAAGGACGTAAAATCGCTAAAGCTAACGAAGCTAAATAA
- the aspS gene encoding aspartate--tRNA ligase: MKRSMYAGRVREEHIGTTITLKGWVSRRRDLGGLIFIDLRDREGVMQLVINPEEVSSDVMATAERLRSEYVIEVEGFVEARQQANDKLATGMVELKVSALTILNTAKTTPFEIKDDVEVSDDTRLRYRYLDLRRPEMLENFKLRAKVTHSIRNYLDDLEFIDVETPMLTKSTPEGARDYLVPSRVSQGHFYALPQSPQITKQLLMNAGFDRYYQIVKCFRDEDLRGDRQPEFTQVDLETSFLSEQEIQDIVEGMIAKVMKETKEIDVTLPFPRMSYDVAMNSYGSDKPDTRFEMLLQDLTVTVKGNDFKVFSEAPAVKAIVVKGNADRYSRKDIDKLTEFAKQFGAKGLAWVKVTDGQLAGPVAKFLTAIETELSSQLKLAENDLVLFVADTLEVANNTLGALRNRIAKDLDMIDQSQFNFLWVVDWPMFEWSEEEGRYMSAHHPFTLPTPESAHELEGDLAKVRAIAYDIVLNGYELGGGSLRINQKEMQERMFKALGFTADEANDQFGFLLEAMDYGFPPHGGLAIGLDRFVMLLAGKDNIREVIAFPKNNKASDPMTQAPSLVSENQLEELSLQIESHD; the protein is encoded by the coding sequence ATGAAACGTAGCATGTATGCAGGGCGTGTTCGCGAAGAACACATTGGAACGACAATCACATTGAAAGGATGGGTCAGTCGTCGTCGTGACTTGGGTGGTCTCATCTTTATTGATTTGCGTGACCGTGAGGGTGTGATGCAATTAGTCATTAACCCTGAGGAAGTTTCCAGTGATGTGATGGCAACTGCTGAACGCTTACGTAGTGAATATGTGATTGAAGTGGAAGGTTTTGTTGAAGCTCGACAACAAGCCAATGATAAGTTGGCGACAGGAATGGTTGAGTTAAAAGTATCTGCTTTGACCATTTTAAACACAGCTAAAACGACGCCTTTTGAAATTAAAGATGACGTTGAAGTAAGTGATGACACGCGTTTACGTTACCGTTACTTAGATTTACGACGTCCAGAAATGTTAGAAAACTTCAAGCTACGTGCAAAAGTGACTCATTCTATCCGTAATTACCTTGATGACCTTGAGTTTATCGATGTCGAGACACCTATGTTGACAAAATCAACTCCAGAAGGTGCGCGTGACTATCTGGTACCAAGTCGTGTTAGCCAAGGGCATTTCTATGCTTTGCCACAAAGTCCGCAAATAACCAAACAGTTATTGATGAATGCTGGCTTTGATCGCTATTATCAAATTGTGAAATGTTTCCGCGATGAAGATCTACGTGGTGACCGTCAACCTGAGTTTACACAAGTTGACTTGGAAACGTCATTCCTTTCTGAACAAGAAATTCAAGACATCGTTGAAGGCATGATTGCTAAAGTGATGAAAGAGACAAAAGAAATAGATGTAACCCTACCATTCCCACGTATGAGCTACGATGTAGCAATGAATAGCTACGGCTCTGATAAACCAGACACACGTTTTGAAATGCTTTTACAAGACTTGACAGTAACTGTCAAAGGAAATGACTTCAAGGTTTTCTCAGAAGCACCAGCTGTCAAGGCGATTGTGGTGAAGGGAAATGCAGATCGATACTCTCGTAAAGATATTGACAAATTAACTGAGTTTGCCAAACAATTTGGTGCTAAAGGCCTTGCCTGGGTTAAGGTGACAGATGGTCAATTGGCAGGCCCAGTAGCCAAGTTCTTGACAGCTATTGAGACAGAGTTGTCAAGCCAATTAAAACTTGCTGAGAATGATTTGGTTTTATTTGTAGCGGATACTCTTGAGGTTGCTAATAATACATTAGGTGCCCTTCGTAATCGTATTGCCAAGGACCTTGACATGATTGATCAGTCGCAGTTTAATTTCCTTTGGGTGGTTGATTGGCCAATGTTTGAGTGGTCAGAAGAAGAAGGACGTTATATGTCAGCTCATCACCCCTTCACTCTTCCAACGCCAGAATCTGCTCATGAGTTAGAGGGTGATTTGGCTAAGGTACGGGCTATTGCTTACGACATCGTTTTAAATGGTTACGAGCTTGGTGGTGGTAGCCTGCGTATCAATCAAAAAGAGATGCAAGAGCGCATGTTCAAGGCTCTTGGCTTTACCGCTGATGAAGCTAACGACCAATTTGGTTTCTTACTAGAAGCGATGGACTACGGCTTTCCTCCTCATGGTGGCTTGGCAATTGGTCTTGACCGTTTTGTCATGTTGCTTGCTGGAAAAGACAATATTCGAGAAGTTATTGCCTTCCCTAAAAATAACAAAGCCTCTGATCCAATGACGCAAGCACCTAGTCTTGTTTCTGAAAACCAATTAGAAGAACTCAGTCTTCAAATAGAAAGTCATGATTAA
- a CDS encoding DUF4097 family beta strand repeat-containing protein: MKNISRKCFMTSVVCIILGGILLGTGYATGGLQDIKHQTAPKKVIKTFDQITALDIDSSASTITVETGPVQRPTVTYYTHPKLIDPIVTTVTGKTLSLSQTPKDVVITGGIEILGFTLNNSRQEKNYRSITITVPEKTSLNEVKASNVPHTTLSNLTVQDMQFDGNLTLLHTKVKKATITGMLEATKSQLTNLELKADYSFSNLTDSSVENGTISLGNGQLTTKDTTLKAVNIQSLHPGGIEAERTTLENVTFTVSKSKEEEENDYYDNDAIFTAHALTLKGTNTITGGDIDVDITLTKAKAIAYRARTENGKVSLGSQLTPAKIGKESTSDVISYVAENKAATGNLTVNLNKGDITIK, encoded by the coding sequence ATGAAAAATATCTCACGCAAATGCTTTATGACCAGTGTGGTATGTATTATTCTAGGAGGCATTCTTCTAGGGACTGGCTATGCAACTGGAGGACTTCAGGACATTAAACACCAAACAGCTCCCAAAAAGGTCATCAAAACATTTGACCAAATAACTGCTCTTGATATTGACAGTTCTGCCTCAACTATTACAGTAGAGACAGGACCCGTTCAAAGACCAACAGTGACCTATTACACACATCCTAAACTTATTGATCCTATCGTCACAACAGTAACAGGTAAGACCCTATCTCTTTCGCAAACACCTAAAGACGTTGTCATCACTGGTGGAATTGAAATTTTAGGTTTTACTCTCAATAATAGTCGTCAAGAGAAGAACTACCGTTCTATTACCATTACTGTTCCTGAAAAAACTAGCCTCAATGAAGTTAAGGCAAGTAATGTCCCACATACCACTTTGTCAAATCTAACTGTCCAAGATATGCAATTCGATGGCAATCTTACTCTTTTACATACCAAAGTCAAGAAAGCTACTATCACTGGTATGTTGGAAGCCACTAAAAGTCAGTTAACAAATCTCGAGTTAAAAGCTGACTATTCTTTTTCAAACCTGACTGATTCTAGTGTGGAAAATGGGACCATCAGCTTAGGAAATGGACAACTAACTACTAAAGATACCACTCTAAAAGCTGTCAATATTCAATCATTACACCCTGGTGGTATAGAAGCCGAGAGAACAACCCTTGAAAATGTGACCTTCACTGTTTCTAAAAGCAAAGAAGAAGAGGAGAACGACTACTATGACAATGATGCTATCTTCACCGCTCATGCCCTTACCCTTAAAGGGACTAATACTATTACTGGTGGTGATATTGATGTTGACATAACCTTGACAAAAGCAAAGGCCATCGCCTACAGAGCAAGGACCGAAAATGGTAAAGTCTCCCTTGGCTCACAGCTGACACCAGCTAAGATTGGTAAGGAATCAACTTCAGATGTTATTTCTTATGTGGCTGAGAATAAAGCAGCTACTGGAAATTTAACGGTTAATCTCAATAAGGGAGACATTACTATCAAATAA
- a CDS encoding NUDIX hydrolase, with protein sequence MKDLLKQYQAKPLGEEKRYAVFLPLILVNDDWHVLYEVRSQHISQPGEVSFPGGQVENQETLQEAAIRETVEELTVDASQIQLWGEIDYLVQSSRTIHCFVGQLVVDDWKSIQPNEEVDKVFIVPLRQLLFTDPVYYRLEVTPIETTDFPFDRIRNGKYYQFSQEYRSIPFYENLEETIWGMTAQFTKCLTDILNDESIAKKNPSDIEKSKGR encoded by the coding sequence ATGAAGGACTTATTAAAACAGTATCAGGCAAAACCACTAGGAGAGGAGAAGCGGTACGCCGTATTTTTACCTCTTATTCTTGTCAATGATGACTGGCATGTCTTATATGAAGTCAGAAGTCAGCATATTTCACAACCGGGGGAAGTTTCTTTCCCAGGGGGACAAGTAGAAAATCAGGAGACACTTCAAGAAGCTGCTATCCGAGAAACAGTTGAGGAATTGACTGTTGATGCGTCCCAGATCCAGCTATGGGGTGAAATTGATTATTTAGTACAGTCTTCTAGAACTATTCATTGTTTCGTTGGTCAATTAGTCGTTGATGACTGGAAAAGCATACAGCCTAACGAAGAAGTTGACAAGGTCTTTATAGTACCTTTACGTCAGCTACTTTTCACTGATCCTGTCTATTATCGTTTAGAAGTCACTCCTATTGAGACAACGGATTTTCCTTTTGACCGTATTCGTAATGGGAAATACTACCAATTTAGTCAAGAGTACCGTAGTATTCCGTTTTATGAAAATCTAGAAGAAACCATATGGGGAATGACTGCCCAGTTTACTAAGTGTTTAACCGATATTCTAAATGATGAATCAATTGCAAAGAAAAACCCCTCAGATATTGAAAAATCTAAGGGGAGATAG
- the rpmG gene encoding 50S ribosomal protein L33: MRVNITLEHKESGERLYLTSKNKRNTPDRLQLKKYSPKLRKHVTFTEVK, from the coding sequence ATGCGCGTAAATATTACACTTGAACATAAAGAATCTGGTGAACGCTTGTACCTTACTTCAAAAAACAAACGTAACACTCCAGACCGTCTTCAATTGAAAAAATACTCACCAAAATTACGTAAACACGTTACATTTACAGAGGTTAAGTAA
- a CDS encoding DUF1700 domain-containing protein, whose product MTRTEYLAELDKYLRKLPREDYHEAMEYYIEYFDEAGPDKESQVIDDLGNPKEAASEIISNVLGKHLATPEKTPKNRATIIGLTILSLFAAPIALPVLLALILFIIACLMLGLTAIFAAYIFGLAGILVAGVTLFESLTLIGSSIPAQAMGIGSALLCFGGGLLIWIIATAFLRFSGRAFVAFIKWISNKKGAQA is encoded by the coding sequence ATGACAAGGACTGAGTATCTAGCAGAACTAGATAAATACTTGCGCAAACTACCTAGAGAAGACTACCATGAAGCGATGGAATATTATATTGAATATTTTGATGAAGCTGGTCCTGACAAAGAAAGCCAGGTTATCGACGATTTAGGAAATCCTAAGGAAGCTGCCAGTGAAATCATTTCAAATGTTCTAGGAAAACACTTGGCAACTCCCGAGAAAACTCCCAAAAATCGGGCAACAATTATTGGATTAACCATTTTGTCCCTCTTTGCTGCTCCGATTGCTTTACCCGTATTGCTGGCGTTGATTCTCTTTATTATTGCCTGCCTAATGCTCGGGCTCACAGCTATCTTTGCCGCCTACATTTTTGGGCTTGCAGGTATTCTTGTCGCAGGAGTGACCCTGTTTGAAAGCTTGACCTTGATTGGCTCATCTATTCCTGCACAAGCTATGGGCATCGGCAGCGCCTTGTTGTGTTTTGGTGGTGGTCTTCTTATTTGGATTATTGCCACAGCATTCCTTCGTTTTTCAGGACGGGCTTTTGTTGCCTTTATTAAGTGGATCAGTAATAAGAAAGGAGCTCAAGCATGA
- the hisS gene encoding histidine--tRNA ligase, which produces MKLQKPKGTQDILPGDAAKWQYVESVARDTFSQYNYGEIRTPMFEHYEVISRSVGDTTDIVTKEMYDFYDKGDRHITLRPEGTAPVVRSYVENKLFAPEVQKPVKLYYIGSMFRYERPQAGRLREFHQIGVECFGAANPATDVETIAMAYHLFEKLGIKDVTLHLNSLGSPESRAAYRQALIDYLTPMRDQLSKDSQRRLDENPLRVLDSKEKEDKLAVEKAPSILDYLDEESQAHFEAVKDMLEALDIPYVIDTNMVRGLDYYSHTIFEFITSVEGSDLTICAGGRYDSLVGYFGGPETPGFGFGLGLERLLMIIEKQGITLPIETEMDIYLAVLGDGANSKALELVQAIRRQGFTAERDYLGRKIKAQFKSADTFKAKLVMTLGESEVEAGKAVIKNNRSRQEVEVSFEDMMTNFANISEQLLS; this is translated from the coding sequence ATGAAACTTCAAAAACCAAAAGGAACCCAGGATATTCTGCCTGGGGATGCTGCGAAATGGCAGTATGTGGAATCTGTTGCGCGTGATACGTTTAGCCAATATAATTATGGAGAAATTCGTACTCCTATGTTTGAACACTACGAGGTAATCTCGCGGTCTGTAGGTGATACGACTGATATTGTGACGAAGGAAATGTATGATTTCTATGATAAAGGAGATCGTCACATTACCTTGCGACCAGAGGGTACAGCTCCAGTGGTGCGTTCTTATGTTGAAAATAAATTGTTTGCGCCAGAGGTCCAAAAACCCGTCAAACTTTATTATATCGGTTCCATGTTCCGCTACGAACGTCCTCAAGCTGGTCGTTTACGTGAATTTCACCAGATTGGGGTAGAATGTTTCGGCGCTGCTAATCCAGCAACAGATGTTGAAACCATTGCGATGGCCTATCACCTCTTTGAAAAATTGGGCATTAAGGATGTCACCCTTCATTTAAATAGTTTGGGGAGTCCTGAGAGTCGTGCAGCTTATCGTCAAGCCTTGATTGACTACTTAACACCAATGCGTGATCAATTATCTAAAGATAGTCAACGTCGCTTGGATGAAAACCCACTGCGCGTGCTTGATTCTAAAGAAAAAGAAGATAAACTAGCCGTTGAAAAAGCGCCTTCTATTTTGGATTACTTAGATGAGGAAAGTCAGGCGCACTTTGAGGCGGTCAAAGATATGCTTGAAGCACTTGACATTCCTTATGTGATTGACACCAATATGGTGCGTGGCCTTGATTACTATAGCCACACTATTTTTGAATTCATCACGTCTGTGGAAGGTTCTGACTTAACTATCTGTGCGGGTGGACGTTATGATAGTTTGGTAGGTTATTTTGGTGGGCCTGAGACTCCAGGATTTGGCTTTGGTCTTGGTTTAGAACGTCTCTTGATGATTATTGAAAAGCAGGGCATTACCTTGCCAATTGAGACAGAGATGGATATTTACCTTGCTGTGTTAGGTGATGGTGCTAATAGCAAAGCTTTAGAATTGGTTCAAGCCATTCGCCGTCAAGGGTTTACAGCTGAACGAGATTACCTTGGCCGTAAGATTAAGGCTCAGTTTAAATCAGCCGATACCTTTAAAGCAAAATTGGTAATGACTTTAGGAGAAAGTGAAGTTGAAGCAGGCAAAGCTGTGATTAAGAATAATCGTAGTCGTCAAGAAGTGGAAGTCAGTTTTGAAGATATGATGACAAACTTTGCGAACATCTCAGAGCAATTATTATCTTAA
- a CDS encoding PadR family transcriptional regulator, which produces MYFPVSATLIEFLILAIVEKNDSYGYDISQTIKLVANIKESTLYPILKKLEKAGFLTTYSQEHQGRKRKYYAVTSSGRAQLIFLKKEWQSYKFALDGIIEGSLRHDKD; this is translated from the coding sequence ATGTATTTTCCAGTATCGGCTACCTTGATTGAATTTCTGATTTTAGCCATTGTCGAAAAAAATGATTCTTACGGTTACGATATTAGTCAAACCATTAAACTAGTGGCTAATATCAAAGAATCCACTCTCTATCCTATTCTTAAAAAATTGGAGAAAGCAGGTTTTTTGACAACTTATAGTCAAGAACATCAGGGACGAAAGCGTAAATATTATGCTGTCACTTCTTCGGGGAGAGCACAGCTGATTTTTCTAAAAAAAGAATGGCAGAGCTATAAATTTGCCTTAGACGGGATTATTGAAGGGAGCTTAAGACATGACAAGGACTGA
- the cadX gene encoding Cd(II)/Zn(II)-sensing metalloregulatory transcriptional regulator CadX has translation MKKDSICQVGVINQQNVTTATNYLEKEKVQKSLRILSKFTDNKQINIIFYLLAVEELCVCDIACLLNLSMASASHHLRKLANQNILDTRREGKIIYYFIKDEEIRDFFNQLG, from the coding sequence ATGAAAAAAGATAGTATCTGTCAAGTGGGTGTTATAAATCAACAAAATGTTACAACCGCAACGAACTACCTTGAAAAGGAAAAAGTCCAAAAATCACTTCGTATTTTATCAAAATTTACCGATAATAAACAGATAAATATCATCTTTTATCTCCTTGCCGTCGAAGAACTCTGTGTCTGCGATATAGCCTGTTTATTAAATCTCAGTATGGCATCTGCCTCCCACCATCTTCGTAAACTAGCCAATCAAAACATCTTGGACACTAGAAGAGAGGGGAAAATTATATATTATTTTATAAAAGATGAGGAAATCAGAGATTTTTTTAATCAACTAGGATAA
- a CDS encoding YitT family protein, whose protein sequence is MIKKTTYKKKVKYVISRGAKKVGLLHALRSISREKYAEKISASLLYGILSSIAVNFFFQPGHVYSSGATGLAQVFSALSHRLLGYDFPIAFAFYLINIPLLILAWYKIGHQFTIFTFITVSMSSFFIQIMPQVTLTTDPLINAIFGGLVMGMGIGTGLKSRISSGGTDIVSLTLRKRTGKDVGSLSLMVNGAILAFAGILFGWQYALYSMVSIFVSSRVTDAIFTKQKKMQATIVTSHPERVIHMIHKRLHRGVTSINDAEGTYKHEQKAVLITILTCEEYPEFKWLMLKTDPQAFVSVAENVRIIGRFVEDD, encoded by the coding sequence ATGATTAAGAAAACAACCTATAAGAAAAAAGTTAAATATGTCATTAGTAGAGGGGCCAAGAAAGTTGGCCTACTCCACGCTCTAAGAAGTATTTCAAGAGAAAAATATGCAGAGAAGATTTCGGCTTCTCTGCTTTATGGCATTCTCTCTAGTATTGCTGTGAATTTTTTCTTCCAGCCTGGGCATGTTTATTCAAGTGGAGCAACTGGTCTAGCACAGGTTTTTTCAGCTCTTAGTCATCGTCTTTTAGGCTATGATTTTCCCATCGCCTTTGCGTTTTATTTGATTAATATTCCTTTGCTTATTTTAGCTTGGTATAAAATTGGGCATCAATTTACCATTTTTACCTTTATCACAGTCAGCATGAGTTCTTTCTTTATTCAAATCATGCCTCAAGTGACGCTGACGACTGATCCTCTTATCAATGCTATTTTTGGTGGTTTGGTTATGGGAATGGGAATTGGTACAGGTCTCAAATCACGTATCTCTAGTGGGGGGACTGATATTGTCAGTTTGACCCTTAGAAAACGAACAGGCAAGGATGTGGGCAGTCTCTCATTGATGGTTAATGGTGCAATTTTAGCCTTTGCAGGGATTTTATTTGGCTGGCAGTACGCCCTTTATTCTATGGTCTCTATCTTTGTATCAAGTCGTGTTACGGATGCCATTTTCACCAAGCAAAAGAAAATGCAGGCAACTATTGTTACCAGCCATCCAGAGCGTGTGATTCATATGATCCATAAACGTCTGCATCGCGGAGTGACCAGTATCAACGACGCAGAAGGGACTTACAAGCATGAACAAAAAGCAGTTTTGATTACCATTTTGACATGTGAAGAATACCCAGAATTCAAATGGCTGATGTTAAAAACAGACCCACAAGCCTTTGTTTCAGTGGCTGAGAATGTTAGAATTATCGGTCGTTTTGTGGAAGATGATTAA